From a single Planctellipticum variicoloris genomic region:
- a CDS encoding FeoA family protein has protein sequence MLMTLASQIVPLDLLAAGETARVFEVDGRAEFVHRLHEMGLQPGAEIRMLRPGSPCILAVNEHRLSFRLEDSTTVLVEVSR, from the coding sequence ATGCTGATGACCCTCGCCTCTCAGATTGTTCCGCTCGACCTCCTCGCCGCAGGCGAAACCGCCCGCGTGTTCGAAGTCGACGGTCGTGCGGAATTCGTCCACAGGCTCCACGAAATGGGGCTGCAGCCGGGCGCCGAAATCCGCATGCTTCGCCCCGGTTCTCCCTGCATCCTCGCCGTCAACGAGCATCGCCTGTCCTTCCGACTGGAAGACTCGACGACGGTGCTGGTCGAAGTTTCCCGCTGA
- a CDS encoding ankyrin repeat domain-containing protein produces the protein MSDLRRFYFDDGKSRKRWHVEQQGKRQIVHFGRLGGSLQESQKSFPSPAEAKEQTEKLIAKKRREGYIEIDPTRLEIVRAKGAKQATESQIKSLEKQIGGPLPDEYRQFLLTANGGRPNPDCVAVPGMAGIDNVGVGALFHLRPSQPGGDELTYELANIGKLLPAGHLPIAGSSDVFTLSLKPKTFGCVYWWFHETEEVDDDGNYLESAGYLLAGSFDEFLARIAGLFGDDEEPEEESTSQRPATGKKPKATLKRLLRLMNHDLTPDKVEEILQVVGELGDVSGIQDGEWPFNNISSPAIVRALLQAGLNPEITDTEGHSLLWQCAGCPECVDLLLERRVNVNRRSGGDFETTLMRAIYSESIPAVQRLLKAGANPTVRLSWPIQNKLDSNAEIRTVIEKARVDWKSNKGKQQEAGSAVPAKTAAPGKKKGPKPTLKRLLGLLKHDYIPEEFEELAEIEEVVAELGDLSGIMDGEWPKIDRLENPDLLRCLLDAGLNPDLTAKDGNSLLYQCVRSLDCLNLLLERGAAVDHRTSDDKETPLMRAASVSDEECVQRLLNAGADPTLEFTRFAKVMLSMKEKMTALIEAARADWNRKRA, from the coding sequence ATGTCCGACCTGCGACGCTTCTACTTCGACGACGGTAAATCCCGCAAACGATGGCACGTCGAGCAACAGGGAAAACGCCAGATCGTCCACTTCGGCCGGCTCGGCGGATCGCTCCAGGAATCGCAGAAGTCGTTTCCATCTCCCGCCGAAGCGAAGGAGCAGACGGAGAAGCTGATCGCGAAAAAGCGGCGCGAAGGCTACATCGAGATCGACCCGACGCGGCTGGAAATCGTCCGGGCGAAGGGAGCCAAACAGGCAACCGAGTCGCAGATCAAGTCTCTCGAAAAGCAGATCGGCGGCCCCCTTCCCGACGAGTACCGCCAGTTTCTCCTGACCGCCAACGGCGGTCGCCCCAATCCCGATTGCGTCGCGGTGCCCGGCATGGCAGGCATCGACAATGTGGGTGTCGGCGCGCTGTTTCATCTGCGGCCGTCGCAACCCGGCGGGGACGAATTGACGTACGAACTGGCGAACATCGGGAAACTGCTTCCCGCAGGACACTTGCCGATTGCCGGCAGCTCGGACGTCTTCACGCTGTCGCTGAAGCCGAAAACATTCGGCTGCGTCTACTGGTGGTTTCACGAGACGGAAGAGGTCGACGACGACGGCAATTACCTGGAATCCGCCGGATACCTGCTGGCCGGTTCCTTTGACGAATTCCTCGCCCGGATCGCCGGGCTGTTCGGCGACGATGAGGAACCAGAAGAGGAATCAACTTCACAGCGCCCCGCGACCGGGAAGAAACCTAAGGCCACGCTGAAGCGATTGCTCCGGCTCATGAATCACGATCTGACGCCGGACAAGGTCGAGGAGATCCTGCAGGTCGTTGGCGAGCTGGGAGACGTGAGCGGCATCCAGGACGGGGAGTGGCCGTTCAACAACATCAGCAGTCCGGCGATCGTGCGGGCGCTGCTGCAGGCGGGGTTGAACCCGGAGATCACGGACACTGAAGGCCATTCGCTGCTCTGGCAATGTGCGGGTTGTCCCGAGTGCGTCGATCTGCTGCTCGAACGGAGAGTGAACGTCAATCGCCGGAGCGGCGGCGACTTTGAAACCACGCTGATGCGCGCGATCTACAGCGAGAGCATTCCGGCCGTACAGCGGCTGCTGAAGGCGGGGGCCAATCCGACCGTACGACTCAGTTGGCCCATCCAGAACAAACTGGATTCCAACGCGGAAATCCGGACGGTGATCGAAAAGGCCCGCGTGGACTGGAAGTCGAATAAAGGAAAGCAGCAGGAGGCCGGATCGGCGGTTCCGGCAAAGACGGCTGCCCCCGGAAAAAAGAAAGGGCCGAAACCGACGCTCAAACGGCTGCTGGGGCTCCTGAAGCACGACTACATCCCCGAAGAGTTCGAGGAGCTGGCGGAGATCGAGGAAGTCGTCGCCGAGCTGGGGGATCTGAGCGGAATCATGGACGGCGAGTGGCCGAAGATCGATCGACTGGAGAACCCGGATCTGCTGCGCTGCCTGCTGGATGCAGGGTTGAACCCGGACCTCACCGCCAAAGACGGGAACTCCCTGCTGTACCAGTGCGTGCGGAGCCTCGACTGCCTCAATCTGCTGCTCGAACGGGGCGCAGCCGTCGATCACCGGACCAGCGACGACAAGGAAACCCCGTTGATGCGGGCCGCGTCGGTGAGCGATGAAGAGTGCGTTCAACGGCTGCTGAACGCCGGAGCGGACCCGACGCTAGAATTCACTCGGTTTGCCAAAGTCATGCTGAGTATGAAAGAGAAGATGACCGCGCTCATTGAAGCCGCTCGCGCCGATTGGAACCGGAAGCGGGCGTGA
- a CDS encoding RES family NAD+ phosphorylase, producing MAGDPTFDQLKTRLKRLLPTTEAYTGRVYRSSTPRYAKESDLLNGAGGRRTGGRWNPVGIAVVYASLTPETAMAETLAHYRYYAIGLEDAMPRTFVAIDARLQAVLDLRLGTVRQRLQVSLDRILKVDWRKEVQAGREPITQVLGRAASDVGLEGLIVPSAASPDGQNLLVFPKNLQTGSELRVLSPERLAQ from the coding sequence ATGGCGGGCGATCCGACATTCGATCAACTCAAGACCCGCTTGAAGCGTTTGCTTCCGACAACCGAGGCATATACCGGGAGGGTCTATCGGTCGAGTACGCCACGGTACGCCAAGGAGTCGGATCTGTTGAATGGAGCAGGAGGCCGGCGAACCGGGGGACGCTGGAATCCCGTGGGAATTGCAGTGGTGTATGCCTCCCTGACGCCTGAAACGGCCATGGCAGAGACACTGGCCCACTACCGCTATTACGCAATCGGGCTGGAAGATGCGATGCCGCGAACCTTCGTCGCAATCGATGCAAGACTGCAAGCCGTCCTGGACTTGCGTCTGGGAACAGTTCGGCAGCGCCTGCAAGTCTCCCTGGATCGAATCCTGAAGGTGGACTGGCGGAAAGAGGTCCAGGCCGGTCGGGAACCGATCACGCAGGTCCTGGGTCGGGCGGCGTCCGATGTGGGGCTGGAAGGGTTGATCGTGCCGTCCGCGGCCAGCCCCGACGGGCAGAATCTGCTGGTGTTCCCGAAGAATCTGCAAACGGGGAGCGAGCTCCGCGTGCTGTCCCCGGAGCGGCTGGCGCAGTAG
- a CDS encoding FeoA family protein, translated as MTTLNELRIGQRARIEDVTGDDAVAIRLMEMGFTDGEEIEFLGAAPLGDPLEFAVRGYRISLRRTEAARVVISPL; from the coding sequence ATGACCACCCTGAATGAGCTTCGCATCGGCCAACGGGCGAGAATCGAAGATGTCACCGGCGACGACGCCGTCGCCATCCGCCTGATGGAAATGGGTTTCACCGACGGGGAAGAAATCGAATTCCTCGGCGCAGCCCCCTTGGGAGATCCCCTCGAATTCGCCGTCCGCGGCTATCGCATTTCGCTCCGTCGGACCGAGGCGGCCCGCGTCGTCATCTCCCCCCTTTGA
- a CDS encoding antitoxin Xre/MbcA/ParS toxin-binding domain-containing protein codes for MAVIDRKKTAAKTPSARKSSPKVRSVDAAVKANPVVNLRQRLQLKQAEFARLVPVSVRSLATLEKGTPPTDVVARRLTELQRLTNALSEVIQQESLGTWLQTPNAAFDGLKPLEVIDRGESDRLWIMIYFLRSGVPS; via the coding sequence ATGGCTGTGATCGATCGGAAGAAAACGGCGGCGAAGACACCATCCGCCCGCAAGTCGAGTCCGAAGGTCAGGAGCGTGGACGCAGCGGTCAAGGCGAACCCGGTGGTGAATCTCCGTCAACGGCTGCAACTGAAGCAGGCCGAGTTTGCCCGGCTCGTTCCCGTCTCCGTGCGATCGCTGGCGACTCTGGAGAAGGGGACGCCGCCGACGGATGTGGTCGCCCGGCGGTTGACCGAGCTCCAGCGGCTCACCAACGCCCTGTCCGAGGTCATCCAGCAGGAATCGCTGGGGACCTGGCTGCAAACGCCAAACGCCGCATTCGATGGCCTCAAGCCGCTAGAAGTCATCGATCGAGGGGAGAGCGACCGTCTTTGGATAATGATTTACTTCTTGCGGTCCGGAGTCCCTTCGTAA
- the feoB gene encoding ferrous iron transport protein B: MSSVAARPLTVAVIGNPNTGKSTLFTALTGVHAQIGNYPGVTVEKKIGRLQHNGVQIQLVDLPGTYSLSPRSLDELVSVNVLLGRQADIGAIDAVVCIADASNLERNLYVVSQVLDLGLPTVLVLNMWDVAESRGLKIDAAELGRRLGIPVIPCEAHRQRHLADVRAAIVSAASGPPPAIPRIFPEVFTAAVQDLQQRLQDWGAGAIPRPLAERLLLDVGGQVETGYRQTLPTEFGTVLDGLRLRLRDQGFRIPAGEAKARYAWAKEILTGVLTTPTQRMVTASDRIDRVLTSRVGGLIVFCVVMFLVFQAISTLAGPLMDGTEAVFGFAGDAVRSVLPAGPLRSLIVDGAIAGVGGVLVFLPQICLLFLFIAILEDCGYMARAAFLMDRLMTRIGLSGKSFVPLMSSFACAIPGIMATRTIENRRDRLVTILIAPLMSCSARLPVYLLLIAALIPPITFAGGWISLQALVLFAAMSLGALIAIPVAWLLRMTILKGETPPFVMELPAYKWPSPRMVLARVYDRGRAFVARAGTLIFATNILVWAASYFPGDHTLEEQLTTQIAQLEESSEATLKSRDELQSSHETVEHHLAALDSASMEAEALREQLSEIAIQMSLVERKLAPLTEAVDARNAEAERLLEHSALGRLGRAIEPAVIPLGWDWKIGVGVLASFPAREVIIATLGTIYSLGGDIGEDDPGLQQAIRTAAWPDGRPVFTIPVGLSVMVFFALCAQCASTLMIIRRETNSWSWPAFTFVYMTVLAYLGALLTYQVGTWWMG, translated from the coding sequence ATGTCCTCCGTCGCCGCCCGGCCCCTGACCGTCGCCGTCATTGGCAACCCCAACACCGGCAAGAGCACCCTCTTCACGGCCCTGACCGGAGTCCATGCGCAGATCGGTAATTACCCCGGCGTGACGGTCGAGAAGAAAATCGGCCGGCTGCAGCACAACGGCGTCCAGATCCAGCTCGTCGACCTGCCGGGAACCTACAGCCTCTCCCCGCGGTCGCTCGACGAGCTCGTCTCGGTCAATGTCCTCCTCGGCCGGCAAGCGGATATCGGCGCCATCGACGCCGTCGTCTGCATCGCCGACGCCAGCAACCTCGAACGCAACCTGTACGTCGTCAGCCAGGTGCTCGACCTCGGGCTGCCAACGGTCCTGGTCCTCAACATGTGGGACGTCGCCGAATCCCGCGGACTCAAAATCGACGCCGCGGAACTGGGCCGCCGGCTGGGAATCCCCGTCATCCCCTGCGAAGCCCATCGCCAGCGGCATCTGGCCGACGTCCGAGCCGCAATCGTCAGCGCCGCTTCCGGACCGCCTCCCGCCATCCCCCGGATTTTCCCCGAGGTCTTCACGGCCGCCGTGCAGGATCTGCAGCAGCGGCTGCAGGACTGGGGGGCCGGCGCCATACCGCGACCCCTCGCCGAACGCCTGCTGCTCGACGTCGGCGGGCAGGTCGAAACCGGCTATCGGCAGACCCTGCCGACCGAATTCGGAACGGTCCTCGACGGTCTCCGACTGCGCCTCCGCGACCAGGGCTTTCGCATCCCCGCCGGCGAGGCCAAGGCTCGCTACGCCTGGGCCAAGGAAATCCTGACCGGTGTCCTCACCACTCCTACCCAGCGGATGGTCACCGCCAGCGACCGGATCGACCGGGTTCTGACCAGCCGCGTCGGCGGCCTGATCGTCTTCTGCGTGGTCATGTTCCTCGTCTTCCAGGCCATTTCGACCCTCGCCGGCCCCCTGATGGATGGCACTGAAGCGGTGTTCGGGTTTGCGGGCGACGCCGTTCGCAGCGTCCTGCCCGCCGGCCCGCTCCGCAGCCTGATTGTCGACGGCGCCATCGCCGGCGTCGGCGGCGTGCTGGTCTTTCTCCCTCAGATCTGCCTGCTGTTCCTGTTCATCGCCATTCTCGAAGACTGCGGCTACATGGCCCGGGCCGCCTTCCTCATGGACCGCCTGATGACCCGCATCGGCCTGAGCGGGAAGTCGTTCGTCCCGCTGATGTCCTCCTTCGCCTGCGCCATTCCGGGCATCATGGCCACCCGCACCATCGAAAACCGCCGGGACCGCCTGGTCACGATCCTCATCGCCCCGCTGATGAGCTGCTCGGCCCGCCTGCCGGTTTACCTGCTGCTGATCGCCGCCCTGATTCCGCCAATCACGTTTGCCGGCGGCTGGATCAGCCTGCAGGCGCTGGTGCTGTTTGCTGCGATGTCGCTCGGGGCGCTCATCGCAATCCCGGTCGCCTGGCTCCTGCGCATGACGATCCTCAAAGGGGAAACGCCTCCCTTCGTCATGGAACTTCCCGCCTACAAATGGCCGTCCCCGCGGATGGTCCTGGCCCGCGTCTACGATCGCGGCCGGGCCTTCGTCGCCCGCGCTGGCACCCTGATCTTCGCCACCAACATCCTCGTCTGGGCCGCCAGCTACTTCCCCGGCGATCACACCCTCGAAGAGCAACTGACGACCCAGATCGCCCAGCTCGAAGAGTCTTCGGAAGCGACGCTCAAGAGCCGGGACGAACTCCAATCGTCCCACGAAACCGTCGAGCACCATCTGGCGGCGCTGGACTCCGCGTCGATGGAGGCCGAGGCTCTGCGCGAGCAGCTCAGCGAAATCGCCATCCAGATGAGCCTCGTCGAACGGAAGCTCGCTCCGCTGACCGAGGCAGTCGACGCCCGCAACGCCGAAGCCGAGCGCCTGCTCGAACACAGCGCCCTGGGCCGGCTCGGCCGCGCCATCGAACCGGCGGTGATCCCGCTCGGCTGGGACTGGAAAATCGGCGTCGGCGTCCTCGCCTCCTTCCCCGCCCGCGAAGTCATCATCGCCACGCTGGGGACGATCTACAGCCTCGGCGGCGACATCGGCGAGGACGACCCCGGCCTGCAGCAGGCGATCCGCACCGCCGCCTGGCCCGACGGCCGCCCGGTCTTCACGATTCCCGTCGGCCTGTCGGTGATGGTCTTCTTCGCCCTCTGCGCCCAATGCGCCTCGACCCTGATGATCATCCGCCGGGAAACCAATAGCTGGTCCTGGCCCGCCTTCACCTTCGTCTACATGACGGTCCTGGCCTACCTCGGCGCGCTGCTGACGTACCAGGTTGGCACCTGGTGGATGGGCTGA
- a CDS encoding glutamine--tRNA ligase/YqeY domain fusion protein, protein MSTDESAPPTNFIHEIIEEHNRTGRFDGRVQTRFPPEPNGYLHIGHAKSICLNFGTAKKFGGRCNLRFDDTNPTKEETEYVNSIMEDVRWLGFEWDGLHYASDYFEQLYQWAELLIQKGLAYVDSSTLEEMRGQRGTVSEAGAASPFRDRPAEESLDLFRRMRAGEFPDGAHVLRAKIDMAHPNFLMRDPVLYRIRHAHHHRTGDAWCLYPMYDFAHGYSDSIERVTHSICTLEFENHRPLYDWLIDSVEIYHPQQIEFARLNLTYTVMSKRKLLELVQGGIVSGWDDPRMPTIAGIRRRGYTPEAMRAFCDEIGVTRFNGLTNLVVLENAVRNDLNKRAPRFLAVLKPLKVVLTNYPEDLVEHLDAVNNPEDPAAGSRQVPFSRELYIERDDFMENPPKQFFRLSPGREVRLRYGYLMTCQEAVKDASGEIVELRCTYDPETRGGNAPDGRKVKSTIHWVSASEAVTAEVRLYDHLFSVENVAEIPEDQDWKTFLNPNSLVTVADAKLEPALAALQPGDRCQFERLGYFCVDKDSAAGQPVFNRTVTLKDEWAKIQKKGG, encoded by the coding sequence ATGTCTACGGACGAGTCCGCCCCCCCCACGAATTTCATCCACGAGATCATCGAGGAGCACAACCGAACCGGGCGTTTCGACGGTCGCGTGCAGACCCGGTTTCCGCCGGAACCCAACGGCTACCTGCACATCGGCCACGCCAAGTCGATCTGCCTGAACTTCGGCACGGCGAAGAAATTCGGCGGCCGGTGCAACCTGCGGTTTGACGACACGAACCCCACCAAAGAAGAGACCGAGTACGTCAACTCCATCATGGAAGACGTGCGCTGGCTCGGCTTCGAATGGGACGGCCTGCACTACGCCTCCGACTACTTCGAGCAGCTTTACCAGTGGGCGGAACTGCTGATCCAGAAGGGGCTGGCCTACGTCGACAGCTCGACGCTCGAAGAAATGCGCGGACAGCGGGGAACCGTCAGCGAAGCCGGCGCCGCCAGCCCATTCCGCGACCGACCCGCCGAGGAAAGCCTCGATCTGTTCCGCAGGATGCGGGCCGGCGAGTTTCCCGACGGCGCTCACGTGCTGCGCGCGAAAATCGACATGGCCCATCCAAATTTTCTGATGCGAGATCCGGTCCTGTATCGCATCCGGCACGCCCACCACCACCGCACCGGCGACGCGTGGTGTCTCTATCCGATGTACGACTTCGCTCATGGCTACAGCGATTCGATCGAGCGCGTAACCCACTCGATCTGCACGCTGGAGTTCGAAAATCACCGTCCGCTGTACGACTGGCTGATCGACTCCGTCGAGATCTATCACCCCCAGCAGATCGAGTTCGCCCGGCTGAATCTGACCTACACCGTGATGAGCAAGCGGAAGCTGCTCGAACTGGTGCAGGGGGGCATCGTGTCTGGCTGGGACGATCCCCGCATGCCGACGATCGCCGGCATCCGCCGACGGGGCTACACGCCCGAGGCCATGCGGGCCTTCTGCGACGAGATCGGCGTGACTCGCTTCAACGGCCTGACCAATCTGGTCGTGCTGGAGAACGCCGTGCGGAACGATCTCAACAAGCGCGCGCCGCGGTTTCTCGCCGTGCTGAAACCGCTCAAGGTCGTCCTGACGAACTACCCGGAAGATCTGGTCGAGCACCTGGATGCGGTCAACAATCCGGAAGATCCCGCCGCCGGTTCGCGGCAGGTGCCCTTCTCGCGCGAGCTGTACATCGAGCGGGACGACTTCATGGAGAATCCGCCGAAGCAATTCTTCCGCCTGTCACCCGGGCGCGAAGTCCGACTGCGGTATGGCTACCTCATGACCTGCCAGGAAGCGGTCAAGGACGCCAGCGGCGAAATCGTCGAACTGCGCTGCACCTACGATCCGGAAACTCGAGGCGGCAACGCGCCGGACGGACGCAAGGTGAAATCCACAATTCACTGGGTGTCGGCGTCCGAAGCGGTGACGGCGGAGGTCCGGCTCTACGATCATCTCTTCAGCGTGGAAAACGTAGCGGAGATTCCCGAGGACCAGGACTGGAAAACCTTCCTGAATCCGAACTCGCTGGTCACGGTCGCGGACGCGAAGCTGGAACCCGCGCTGGCAGCCCTGCAGCCGGGGGATCGCTGCCAGTTCGAGCGGCTGGGATATTTCTGCGTCGACAAGGACAGCGCCGCAGGACAACCGGTCTTCAACCGGACGGTGACGCTCAAGGACGAATGGGCGAAGATTCAGAAGAAGGGCGGGTAG
- a CDS encoding sigma 54-interacting transcriptional regulator — MNSSPNPSETVSASNDAALVLRSGPREGERVELSPQQLITLGRAPTNRIVVSDEICSRNHCELFFSSGRWFIRDLGSRNGTRVQGELITGDVELRPGETIQLGSTLLVFVWESQSSGRDPLEADTATNLAQMPEILERAPHNRYRSAAPAAARDRESRDLGQLYRLALEMGNATNMAQLAGIVLEALLEGTRADIGAVLILPAGKPPKPKNLNLVGYKSRLGVGGYQQVSEHLTNLVISDQEAVLARDLHTDQKVKFSKSLSDICAQSVVCAPIKSEGAFYGVIHLYCMDLDNPLKRDDLDFTIAVADQLAVAVGGLGQRDQLATGLAQAVNENQTLREQLQAETELVGASPLMIRLRERILRIAPTGATVLIRGESGVGKELVARAIHTNSKRRDGAFVTMNCAALSESLLESELFGHEKGAFTGAVGRKIGKFEQAHGGTIFLDEVGEMSPAIQAKFLRVLEGHAYERVGGGVPVQVDVRVVAATNRDLEKSVAENEFRQDLYFRLQVVELFVEPLRERQVDIPVLANYFLQKFARKTGRAVTAFSEEALDALVDYHWPGNVRELQNTIERAVILCADTIVERQDIQLSALGAGGPVEARPYPVESPVAGEFRAVPLELIEQEHILAMLEWTGWNKSQAAQLLGIERSTLDRKLKRYDVERPAR; from the coding sequence ATGAATTCTTCGCCAAATCCGAGTGAGACGGTGTCGGCGTCGAACGACGCCGCGCTGGTGCTCCGTTCCGGTCCCCGTGAAGGGGAGCGGGTAGAGCTCTCGCCACAGCAGTTGATCACGCTCGGCCGGGCGCCGACGAATCGCATCGTCGTCTCCGACGAAATCTGCAGCCGAAACCATTGCGAGCTGTTCTTCTCGTCGGGCCGCTGGTTCATCCGGGACCTCGGCAGTCGCAACGGCACGCGAGTGCAGGGCGAACTGATTACGGGCGATGTCGAGCTCCGCCCAGGAGAAACCATTCAGCTCGGTTCGACGCTGCTGGTGTTTGTCTGGGAATCCCAGTCGAGCGGTCGCGATCCGCTCGAAGCCGACACGGCGACGAATCTTGCGCAGATGCCGGAGATTCTGGAGCGGGCGCCCCATAATCGCTATCGGTCTGCGGCGCCCGCCGCGGCGCGAGACCGCGAGAGCCGTGACCTGGGGCAGCTTTACCGTCTCGCGCTGGAAATGGGCAATGCCACGAACATGGCTCAGCTCGCCGGGATCGTGCTGGAGGCCCTGCTGGAAGGAACGCGGGCCGACATCGGCGCGGTGCTGATACTCCCGGCGGGGAAGCCGCCGAAGCCGAAGAACCTGAATCTCGTGGGCTACAAGTCGCGACTTGGCGTGGGGGGGTATCAGCAGGTTTCGGAGCACCTGACGAATCTGGTGATTTCTGATCAGGAAGCGGTCCTGGCCCGCGACCTGCATACGGATCAGAAGGTGAAGTTCAGCAAGAGTCTGAGCGACATTTGCGCTCAGAGCGTCGTGTGCGCCCCGATCAAGTCGGAAGGTGCGTTCTACGGCGTCATTCATTTGTACTGCATGGACCTGGATAATCCGCTGAAGCGGGACGATCTGGATTTCACGATCGCCGTGGCGGACCAGCTCGCTGTCGCGGTCGGGGGACTCGGCCAGCGCGATCAACTGGCGACGGGCCTGGCCCAAGCGGTCAACGAGAACCAGACGCTCCGCGAACAGCTTCAGGCGGAAACGGAGCTGGTGGGCGCCAGCCCGTTGATGATCCGGCTCCGGGAACGCATTCTCCGGATCGCTCCCACGGGGGCCACGGTGCTGATCCGGGGCGAGAGCGGCGTCGGCAAGGAACTGGTGGCGCGTGCGATTCACACCAACAGCAAACGCCGGGACGGGGCGTTTGTGACCATGAACTGCGCCGCCTTAAGTGAAAGCCTGCTGGAGAGCGAGCTGTTCGGCCATGAGAAGGGGGCGTTTACGGGGGCCGTCGGTCGGAAGATCGGCAAGTTCGAACAGGCTCACGGCGGTACGATCTTTCTCGATGAAGTGGGCGAGATGAGCCCGGCGATCCAGGCGAAGTTCCTCCGCGTGCTTGAAGGCCATGCCTACGAGCGCGTAGGGGGTGGAGTCCCGGTGCAGGTTGATGTCCGGGTGGTCGCGGCGACCAATCGCGATCTGGAGAAATCCGTCGCCGAGAACGAGTTTCGGCAGGATCTTTACTTCCGGCTGCAGGTGGTCGAGCTATTCGTGGAGCCGCTGCGCGAGCGACAGGTCGATATTCCGGTGCTGGCGAATTATTTCCTGCAGAAATTCGCCCGCAAGACCGGGCGCGCCGTGACGGCGTTTTCGGAGGAAGCGCTGGATGCGCTGGTCGACTATCACTGGCCCGGCAATGTTCGCGAATTGCAGAACACGATCGAACGGGCCGTGATCCTGTGCGCCGACACCATTGTGGAACGGCAGGATATTCAGCTTTCGGCGCTGGGAGCCGGGGGTCCGGTCGAAGCCAGGCCGTACCCGGTCGAGTCGCCGGTTGCCGGCGAGTTTCGTGCTGTCCCGCTGGAACTGATCGAGCAGGAGCACATTCTGGCGATGCTGGAATGGACCGGCTGGAACAAGTCTCAGGCGGCACAGTTGCTGGGGATCGAGCGTTCGACGCTGGACCGAAAGCTGAAGCGGTACGATGTCGAACGGCCTGCTCGGTAG
- a CDS encoding acetolactate synthase, producing MTEHREGGDFTESETMQARSWPCLRQFCVFLENRVGRLSELMRLVEDLDTQVVALSIVDSVDFAMVRLMFSNTDRGREKLTLSSFLFSESDVVGVELPESEKPLSDVCTALVKAELNIHHAYPLLYRRRGRSVVAMYVDDVDTAAQILRDAGFRIITESDLLDDEF from the coding sequence ATGACGGAACACCGTGAGGGCGGAGACTTTACGGAATCGGAGACGATGCAGGCCCGCAGTTGGCCCTGCTTGCGTCAATTCTGTGTCTTTCTCGAAAACCGCGTCGGCCGGCTCAGCGAACTGATGCGGCTGGTCGAGGATCTGGATACGCAGGTCGTCGCCCTGAGCATCGTCGACTCCGTCGACTTCGCGATGGTCCGCCTGATGTTCAGCAACACCGACCGCGGTCGCGAAAAGCTGACCCTGTCGAGCTTTCTATTCAGCGAAAGCGATGTCGTCGGCGTCGAACTCCCCGAATCGGAAAAGCCCCTCTCCGACGTCTGCACAGCCCTCGTCAAGGCGGAGTTGAACATTCATCACGCTTACCCGCTACTCTATCGCCGCCGCGGGCGATCCGTCGTCGCCATGTATGTTGACGACGTCGATACCGCCGCCCAGATCCTGCGCGACGCCGGTTTCCGGATCATCACCGAATCCGACCTCCTCGACGACGAGTTCTAA
- a CDS encoding zinc ribbon domain-containing protein: MSGMSAGLRRLHELHLQLREIQEQLAKGPREKAAREQTVQKRKAELEAQRGILKQLRSTADQKNLQLKSSESKILELGNKLNSAGSNREYDILTGQIQADTMANSVLEDEILEALDSVDSAQGAVKEAEGAIVLAESELKKTIEAVQAREPGLKEREAELQTQVADAEKFLPPDAAGVYRRLVQAHGADALAAVEDSSCGSCYVKLTNQNLLELRMGKTLFCKTCGRLLYLPEDL, translated from the coding sequence ATGAGCGGCATGTCAGCCGGCCTGCGGCGCCTACACGAACTGCATCTGCAGCTTCGCGAGATTCAGGAGCAGCTTGCCAAGGGCCCGCGGGAGAAGGCGGCCCGCGAGCAGACCGTTCAGAAACGCAAGGCCGAGCTGGAAGCGCAGCGCGGAATTCTGAAGCAACTCCGCTCCACGGCGGACCAGAAGAATCTGCAGCTCAAGTCCAGCGAGAGCAAGATTCTGGAGTTGGGAAACAAGCTGAATTCCGCCGGCTCGAATCGGGAATACGACATTCTCACCGGGCAGATTCAGGCGGATACCATGGCCAACAGCGTCCTGGAGGACGAGATCCTGGAGGCCCTGGACAGCGTCGACTCCGCCCAGGGCGCGGTCAAAGAGGCCGAGGGGGCGATTGTTCTCGCCGAAAGCGAACTGAAGAAGACCATCGAAGCGGTCCAGGCTCGCGAACCGGGCCTGAAGGAACGCGAAGCCGAGCTGCAGACGCAGGTCGCCGACGCCGAAAAGTTTCTGCCGCCGGACGCCGCGGGAGTCTACCGCCGGCTGGTTCAGGCTCACGGCGCCGATGCACTGGCGGCCGTCGAAGACAGCTCGTGCGGGAGCTGCTACGTCAAGCTGACGAACCAGAACCTGCTCGAGCTGCGGATGGGGAAAACGCTGTTCTGCAAGACTTGCGGACGACTGTTGTATCTCCCGGAAGATCTTTGA